Part of the Candidatus Aminicenantes bacterium genome, GTTCATTTCCTTGCAAAAAAAGAGGTAAAAATGAAGCCCAAACATTCTCCACAAAACAACCCCCAAAGTCATCTTTTTCGTCAGGAACTTTCGGATATGATCGATCACGATCACCCGTTGGTTAAGCTGGCGGCCAACATAGGCTGGTCTCACCTTATGCACAGATTTTTGTGAGGAGCCAATTTTTAATTAGTATTTATCTTAAAAGTCGCCGCTCAAGTAATTCCTGCAGTGATCTCCTCCCGTCCAGGACGCAGTGTATAAAAACCTCGTTTTCACCAATCTCATAAATAATGCGATACGGTTTAAAATGCACTTCTCGATAATTATATACACCTATCCGCTCTAATTCAGGAGGCACGTGGCCTTTTTTAGGGTACTCTTCCAGACTTTGACATGTCTTCTCAATTTTGTCTAAAAGATATTTTGCTTTTTCTTCCGTATCATGAAGTGAAACATACCTGTAGATATCCAGAACATCTTCTTCCGCGTCCGAAATTACATATACGTTATATTTCATTTTATTTTTCAATTTTATTGTGAATATCACTAAAAGAAGTTTCAATGGTTTTGTATTGTTTTTTGTCTCTCGATTTAGAACTCAGGGAAAGCATTTTAAGCAATGCCAGACTTTCCTGCATTTCTTCGTATGATTTTATGTCCTGAAGAACAGCTTTTGCTTCTCCATTTTGGGTAATAACCATGGTTTTCTGATTATTTGACAGATCGCGCAACATCTCGGAAGCATGTGCTTTCAGATAACTGATTGGTTTTACTGACTCACTTAATTTCATAACACCCTCCTTATTTTGACTATATTTTAGTCCGTATTGTAGTCAATGTCAAGGTTCAAATTATACTGATAACGTTTGAACTCACTGGTTTTTGCGGAGCGTAGCGGAGCAAAAATCCAGTGCAGCGGTTTGTTAGCCCATAAACCGCTGTTTTACATATTCCTGCGTCTGACTTGCGCTTAGCTCTGTTGTAGAAGGCCCTGTGCGTATATGGAATCGTACGGTATTGCCGTCCTTTGGAAATATCGGCTTTGGAGATTTTCGACATTTTATAACCATAACCCGGCAGTCATCATGATAATTCCAGTATTTCACAGTGTAGAAAATTGTCAAAAAATAACACTTCATATATGGCTCACCCGGGTCTGCTTGACTACCGCAAAAGTAACAATGCAACGGGCTGTTGCCCAAATCGAATAAATGACAGTCATTGGTACTATTGACGGATAATTTATTGATATAAAGTTGCTGAGATGGGAAATTATTATTATGAAAAAATGCCTTGAGAGCAAGTCATGATCGGGGTTGAGAGTCCCAAGAGCGGTAAGTTGTTTTACAATTTCATTTTGGAAAAGAAGGTCAGGAAGAATCATCCTTTGTGCAAGTTGAAGGAGATTTTAAATCTTGATTTCATGTACGGTTTATTGAAAGACAAATATGGTTACAACGTCAATGTATCTGGCCGAAGAGTTATGCCTGAGTGTATTATGCTTGGTTAGAAAATCAGGAAATACCCTGAATTTTTATGTTTTCTAGAATAGCTGACACTTTCTTGCCTGTTTGGGCAACAGCCCGGAAAGACCTGACCCCCCAGTCCTGAGACTTGAATGACCTGGTGAATCAGATGTTGCCGCAGGGGGTGCGGAAGGGGCAGTGTTTGCAGTTGGATTCGTCGGGGATAGGGATGAAGTCGGGGCGCAGGAAGATGTCGCACAGGAGGGCGTCAAGGTGGAGGCGGAAGCGGCGGATCTGTTCGGCCCGTTCCTCGGGTGAGAGGGATTCTTTGAAGACCGGAGCGCGCCGGTTCTTGTCCTCCGTCTCCCGCAGGAACACGTATTCGGCGTCCAGGTTGTCCAGGGGATCCCCGTCCCTGCCGTGGAGCATGAGCATGTAGGTGTATAGCTGGAACCCTTTCAGGTTTCCGGCCATGGATTCTAGGGCGCCGGTATATTCCTCCTCGGGCAGGTTGTAAAGTTCCGGCGCTTCCCCGGGAATCCCCTCCTTGGTATACGCCCGGAAGGATGCCCCCGACTTGTAGTCCACCACCCGCACCCGGTTTCCCTCTTTTTCCACGCGGTCGCAGCGCCCCAGCAGGGGCACCGGGTGGTCCAGGTCCGCCACGGAAATTTCTGCGCAATATTCCTTTTCCAGGCCCAAGATGCGCGTGCCGCGTTCCCGCAACTGTTCCACGTCCCCGAAAACGAAGTCCGCCAGGCGCTGCTGAAACATCCACAAACGCATGCGCCCCACGCCCGAATCGGAATCGAAGCCGCCGCGGCGATACTCCTCCTCGAGGATGGCCTGGAGGCGGGATTCGATTGTCCCGGGGTCCGGGATCGCGGGGTCTTCACCGCCGTAGAGGCGGAACAGGGCCTGGTGGAGCAGCCCGCCCAGCTCGCCGGCGTCGGGATCGGCTTCCAACCGTTGCCGCTGGTCCAGCCCCAGGATGCGCTGGAAGTAGAACCGCAGCGGGCAGTGGAGGTAGGTTTCCAGGACGGAGGGAGAGAACGCCATGGAGGAGAGTTTGGCGTGGATGGTTTCGTCCTTGTTCATGCGGGACAGTTTTACCCGAGGCGGTTCAAAGCGGGGAACGAAGCGCACTTGCGGCAACGGCTCGCCTTTCTGTTTTTCCGTCTCCAGCAGCATGCGCTCAATGAAACGCGAGCGGTGGGCCGGTGCCCAGCCGGCGTCTTCGCTCCAGAACAGGTCCACCTGGGACGCGGCGGTAAGGGAAAAGAAATCCACGGCGAACAACTGCTCCCAGTCTGTGTGCTGGCGGATGCCCAGGGCTGCGCGCACGTCCCGGGGCAGCAGGGGGTCCTGCTTGCGGCTGCGCGGCAACGTGCCCTCAACGGCGTCCAAAACAAACACCCAGTCAAAGGAGAGACCGCGGAACTCCAGCAGCCCCATCACCTGGATGCCCTTCAGCGGCGAACCCTGGAAACGGATCTCGCGATGAGTCAGGTAGTTGTGGATGAATTGCGTGCGGGCCTTGAGGGAGCCCTCCAGGACTCCGGACCCGGCGTCACGGATCAACCCGCGTAACTCTTCCAGGGCGGCCAGGGCTGTGTCGACCGTGTCCTTTAGAAAAAGATATCCCGGCACATCCCGCAGGGGACGGATGCCTGCTTCCAGGCCGGCGCACAGTGCATCAAGGTCATCCGTACCGGACAACAGGAAACGCCGGTGCATCGCCGCAACCGCCTCCCGGGCGGCCGCTCCGCCGGCGTCACTATTTTCCGCCTGGAGTTCGATCTCCTCCCGGGAAACGCGAAGCCGGTTTTCGCGGTGGATCCATGACTCCGCCCGGTGCAGGGTGAGGCGCAGCAGGGTGTCCGCTTCCTCTCCCCCGCCGGAGAGCTTGACGTAGGGATGCCGCAACAGGTCCAGGTAGAGTGGTGCCGGGAACAGATCCCCCTCCCGTTGCCTTGCCAGGTTGAGCATGCCGTCCAGGAGCTGGAACAGGGGAGTACGCGCGAATGGGTATCCCAGGGTGATGTTGAAGGGGACTTCCCGCGCGCTCATGTCAAAGCGGGACACCACGCCCTGGATGAAGGGCACCAGGGCTCCGGCATCGGGGATCACCACGCCGATGCGCAGCAAATCCGCGGGAGTTTTGCATGCCGCCACGGCGGCGGCCAGTTCCTTGTGCAGGGCGGCCATCATGGTTTCCCCGTCCCCGCAGGGATGGAGCCGCACCCGGCCGGAAAAACAGTTCCATTCCGGTTCCCCCCCGGGAAAGAGATCCGGCCCGCCCCCCAGCAGGTTGACGGTTTCCTTTTGCAGGGCGAAGGGGGAAGCGGGATCGGCCAGGGCGGCCGCGTCGGTACGCATGAACAATTCGGCCGGGTGGTCACGGAAAATCCGGGTCAGTACGCGTTGCTCACTGCGGTTTAAGGCGGTCAGGCCCATGAACACCACCCGCTCCACCCCGTCGGGAAGCCTTAATTCCCCCGCATCCGACGCGGCGGCCACGCGACTGTACATCATGCCCCGGGACGCCCGGTTCAAGTGTGCCAGCCTTTCCGCGTACCCGTCTATCACCCGGGGCAGGCAGGCCAGGAAATCCTTGTATTCGCGGTGGTATTCACCCAACTCGACGTAGCGGGAAAACACGTCACGGTCGATCTCCCCCAGGCTGGCGCCCTCCACCAGGCATTCCTCTGCCACGCCCATGAACTGGAGCAGGCGCGGATAGCGGTCGAGAAAATCTTTTCCCGGCGCCAGGCCGTAGGTACCTGCGGGAAACAGGTTGTTCAGCGCGGCGTCAAGGGCCAGGGCGGCTTCCAACTCAGAGGCTTCTTCGCAGCCTGGAACCGCCCGGGCGTGCAGGCATTTAAAAAATCCATCCACCGTGAGCAGGCGCGGGGGAAAAAACGCCCCGGAAAAACAGCGGCCCAGGGCATCCAACAGGAAAACACGCAGGCGGCGCGAGGGATAGACCACCAGGGTGGACGAGATTGACTCCTCTTGTCCGGCCAGGAACCGGGCCACCGCGTTCACCAGTGATTCGTGCAACGGTACCAGGCGGATCATGACACTTCATCCACCCGGCCCAGGTCGGTATACAGCAGGACGCCACGCACCCGTTTGTCCGGGAACAAGGGCGCCACCACCTGCATGTACGCGGCCACCTGTTGCCGGTGGGCATCCGCGTACTCGGCGCCGGTCTTGAAGTCCACCACCCAGGCCGTATCCGCGGCCAGCACCAGCCGGTCCAGGCGCACCACCCGCACGCCGCCGTCTTCGCGACCTGCCACGTCGATCTCCCTATGTGCCGTGATGTCACCCACGAAAAAACGCATGGCCCCGGGGTCGGCCAGGAAAACGGTCAGGGCCTCGGTATGATCGTTTTCCAAAAGGTCCCTCGCACGGGCGCGCAGGCCCGCCGCCAGCGAGCCAACGTTCTCGTACACCCCCAGTCCGGCCAGGACCTGGTGGACCCGGTCACCCCGGCGGCTTTCGGGAGTCGCCGGCACCTTCTTGGCGGCGGAAAACACCAGGAAGCGCCGCTGCCAGTCAGCGGTCATCAGGCGCTTTTCTCCGGGCACCTGTGGGGATACGGCTGCCGACTCTTTTGTCCGCCGCGGCGCGGCCCCGGGATCCCCTTCCTGCAACAGGGTGAACAACCCGGCCGCCTCATCCACCGCGTCCAGGCCCGGCTGCAGCAGGGGGTGGTGAAACATGATATCGCTGAAAGAGTGATTCAGCTTGGTTTCACGCTTTTTCCTGACCTTGCGTTCCAGTTTCGTTTTACCCATGATAACGGTCAGGGATCGACACGCCCGGGTAAACCCCACGTAGTAGAGGTTCAACAGGTCCACCAGGCGGTGGTGCAATTCGCTGGCGTACACCCGACCCAGTTCGTCGTCCACGGCGGCCACGTTTGCGTCCAACTGCAACAGTCGGCCGGCGTCCTCGTACAGGGGTGCCTCACGGCCGGACGCGCCGTCCAGCACGGGCAGGATGACGCAGGGGAATTCCAATCCCTTGGCGCCGTGCAGGGTCATCACGCGCAGGCGATCCCCCTCGTCCACCGCGGCCAGGGACCATTGCCCCTGACCTTCCTCTTCCAGCCGGTCCCATTCCTCCAGGGCGTGGGCCACGGAAACCAGGCCGCGTTTTTCCGCCCAATGCAGGAATTCGGCAAAGCGCAGGACAAAGGCGGACGCTTCGGGAAAATGTTCGTGGATCCGCAGGCAGGCGCACATGTCCTGGAAAAGGTCGTAGGCGGTCAGAAAACCGATGGAGCGGAACAGGGGCTCGATCAACTTCCGCCACAAGCGGGGAAACGTTTCACGGAAAAGCGGATACAGGGGCCCGGGACAACGCCGCCGCAACTGCTCACAGCCGGCGATCCGGCCGGCCTCTTCCGGGCTCACTTCCCGGGCCCGGCGGGCAAACACCTCGCCGGTGACAAAGGCATAGAAACCGAGGTTGTCCGGGGGAAATTCCAGGAACCTCAGGCAGGAGAGAAGCTGGCACAGCTCGGGAGAGCTTCCCAGCAGCATTGATTCACCTGAAACCGCGGGCACACCCGCGGCGGCCAGGCGCTGCATCATGCGGCGGCCCTGCAGGTTGGTGCGCAACAGCACGGCCATCTCCCCGTAGCGGAATCCGGCGTTCCTTTGCTCCGCGACTGCGGCCACGCAGTCCTCCAGCATGGCACCCGACAGTTTTTCCTCGTTATCCGGATCCCTGGGATGCAACCGCAACCATACATTCACGCAGCCGCCTGCGGCGGATTTCGGCCCGACCTCCTGGCGCACCCGGGCGAAATGATCCTGCACATCCCCGGGAGCATCTCCGGGCAGGGCGGCCTCCAGTGTGCCGGGTTCCCAGAAGCGGTTGTTGAACATCACGATATTGCGCAGGCTGCGCCAGTTGGCCTCGAGGCTGTCCCCGATTGGGCCCGGAGCCACCTGGTCCAGCGTCTCCATTTCCCTACGCAGCCGCGATTCGTCCATCAGGTCCGGGTTCCCCCCCCGCCAGCGGTAGATGGCCTGCTTGCGGTCACCCACTAGGAAAAAGGAAGCCTGGGAATCGGAAGAGAGGGTTTCGTCGATCAACGGCGCCAGTGCCTGGAACTGAAGGCGGCTGGTGTCCTGGAATTCATCGAACAGAAAGTGGCGAAAACGGTCGGACAACTTCAGGTAGACATATGGCATGGCCTCATGTTCCCAGGCGGTCAAACGCCCCCGGATCAGGCGGGAGAATTCCTCCACGAACAGGGTTTCCCGGTCCCGGGCCAGGAGTTCTTCAAAATCTTCCAGAAAGCGCTGCACGTGAATCACGCGGCAGCGGGCATTGTGGCGCAAAACCTTTGCGAAATCGCGATGCGCGGCGCGGTGCAACGCATTGAAACGCGAAACAAAAGCGGGGTCCGCTTTGCCGAGCAGCAGGTCCTCAGCGCAATTCTTGAAAATCGCTTTACCGGCCAGGGATTTCAGCACCGCAGGGGTCGGATCACGGCCGGCGGCCTCCAGGTCCGCCAGGGCCTCGGCTCTGACTCTGCCGCCATGCAGGTTGGCGTTACG contains:
- a CDS encoding type II toxin-antitoxin system Phd/YefM family antitoxin, producing the protein MKLSESVKPISYLKAHASEMLRDLSNNQKTMVITQNGEAKAVLQDIKSYEEMQESLALLKMLSLSSKSRDKKQYKTIETSFSDIHNKIEK
- a CDS encoding type II toxin-antitoxin system RelE/ParE family toxin, producing MKYNVYVISDAEEDVLDIYRYVSLHDTEEKAKYLLDKIEKTCQSLEEYPKKGHVPPELERIGVYNYREVHFKPYRIIYEIGENEVFIHCVLDGRRSLQELLERRLLR
- a CDS encoding PD-(D/E)XK nuclease family protein, producing MIRLVPLHESLVNAVARFLAGQEESISSTLVVYPSRRLRVFLLDALGRCFSGAFFPPRLLTVDGFFKCLHARAVPGCEEASELEAALALDAALNNLFPAGTYGLAPGKDFLDRYPRLLQFMGVAEECLVEGASLGEIDRDVFSRYVELGEYHREYKDFLACLPRVIDGYAERLAHLNRASRGMMYSRVAAASDAGELRLPDGVERVVFMGLTALNRSEQRVLTRIFRDHPAELFMRTDAAALADPASPFALQKETVNLLGGGPDLFPGGEPEWNCFSGRVRLHPCGDGETMMAALHKELAAAVAACKTPADLLRIGVVIPDAGALVPFIQGVVSRFDMSAREVPFNITLGYPFARTPLFQLLDGMLNLARQREGDLFPAPLYLDLLRHPYVKLSGGGEEADTLLRLTLHRAESWIHRENRLRVSREEIELQAENSDAGGAAAREAVAAMHRRFLLSGTDDLDALCAGLEAGIRPLRDVPGYLFLKDTVDTALAALEELRGLIRDAGSGVLEGSLKARTQFIHNYLTHREIRFQGSPLKGIQVMGLLEFRGLSFDWVFVLDAVEGTLPRSRKQDPLLPRDVRAALGIRQHTDWEQLFAVDFFSLTAASQVDLFWSEDAGWAPAHRSRFIERMLLETEKQKGEPLPQVRFVPRFEPPRVKLSRMNKDETIHAKLSSMAFSPSVLETYLHCPLRFYFQRILGLDQRQRLEADPDAGELGGLLHQALFRLYGGEDPAIPDPGTIESRLQAILEEEYRRGGFDSDSGVGRMRLWMFQQRLADFVFGDVEQLRERGTRILGLEKEYCAEISVADLDHPVPLLGRCDRVEKEGNRVRVVDYKSGASFRAYTKEGIPGEAPELYNLPEEEYTGALESMAGNLKGFQLYTYMLMLHGRDGDPLDNLDAEYVFLRETEDKNRRAPVFKESLSPEERAEQIRRFRLHLDALLCDIFLRPDFIPIPDESNCKHCPFRTPCGNI